The genome window CCTCATCGTCCATCATCTTCCAGCAGAGAGTGCGAATGTCCGCATCTTCCATCGTTTCATGAACGAGCTCTTTACCGAGCAATAACCCAATATAACAGAGCGCCTGATGAGTGCCATTGAGGAGCCGCAACTTCATCAATTCGTAAGGAAGCACGTCTTCGGTCATCTGCGCGCCAACATCCTCCCATTGGGGGCGGCCTTGCACAAAGTGATCTTCAATCACCCATTGCTTGAACGGCTCAGTCATGACTGGCCATGCATCTTCGATGCCAAATTCGTCTTGGACGATCGCACGTAATTCATCGGTCGTCGCTGGAGTGATCCGATCCACCATGCTATTAGGGAAAAGGCAGTTCGCATCCATCCAATTTCTAAGTGTCGGATCTCTCAACTCGGCATAGGCGGAGAGCATTTTCTTGGCGACCGAACCGTTGCCTTGAATATTATCACAGGACATGATCGTGAATGGCTGCAGGCCGCGTTGACGCCTACGGTCGAGCGCCTCAAGCAGGTATCCAAACGAACAGGAAGGTGTGTGCGGATTCGCAAGATCCCGCTGCAGGTCGGCATGCTGCGTATCCAATTCACCATTCGAATCGAAATAGTAACCGCCCTCAGTAATCGTCATCGATACAATGCGTGTATTGGGCGAAGCCATTTGCTCGATTACTTTCTCCGGATTATCAGGAGCATACACAAAATCGCCGATTGAACCAATCACGCGGGCAGTGTTACCCTGGGAGCTTCGCTCGACCACCGTGTAGAGGCAATCTTGAGTTTGCATGACCTCATGCATGCGAGCGTCGTGCTTGAGTAAGCCGACCCCACAATATCCCCAAGAGGGATCTCCACCTTGATTCAGTAAATCGTCTGTATAGACTGCTTGGTGTGCTCGGTGAAAGCCGCCCACCCCTACGTGCATAATGGATTGGCTGACCGCTTGGCGGTCGTAGCGTGGAACTTGTATCCGTGTATCCAGTTTACCGATATTTGTGCTATTTAATTGAATAGTCATTTTATAAAAAAGTTTAGTGTTTATAAGATCACACCGAACCTGAAGGATGTGATTGTATTCTTTGATTGAGCGACGTCTTATGAACTGATGCGCCGTTCCAATGCCTGCTCAATCGCATCCAATAGAAGTGGGTCGACCGTCACTTTCCGTGCGAGCTCGGCACCGGCACGAACATCCTTCGCCTCTTGTAAACGAAGCGCCTCAGTAATCCAGGATTTGGCGGTTTGCTGAGGGATGACATCGGTATTAAAAACTAGGTCGAGATCACTCTCGTCATGCCATTTACGGCCGTAAAATCGCTCCACAAATTTGATCCGAGCTTTATCGTCGGCGGCGATTCGTTTCTTCGCCTCGGCACGATCGACGAAGCCTTCTCGATCCATCACACGGTCGACTCGAACATCAAGCGGTGCATGTAGGCGCACATTGAGCACATCAGCATATTTGTTTAACGTGACATAGCCACCACGTGCCAGAATCACAGTGCGTCCGCGATGCGCCAAGGCCCGCATGGTATCGTTCAACATCGAAACCATTGCGAGGTTCTTAGAGTTGGCCAAGTCCCATAGATTGGGCGGCGAAGTGTAGAG of Lentimonas sp. CC4 contains these proteins:
- a CDS encoding mannitol dehydrogenase family protein; its protein translation is MTIQLNSTNIGKLDTRIQVPRYDRQAVSQSIMHVGVGGFHRAHQAVYTDDLLNQGGDPSWGYCGVGLLKHDARMHEVMQTQDCLYTVVERSSQGNTARVIGSIGDFVYAPDNPEKVIEQMASPNTRIVSMTITEGGYYFDSNGELDTQHADLQRDLANPHTPSCSFGYLLEALDRRRQRGLQPFTIMSCDNIQGNGSVAKKMLSAYAELRDPTLRNWMDANCLFPNSMVDRITPATTDELRAIVQDEFGIEDAWPVMTEPFKQWVIEDHFVQGRPQWEDVGAQMTEDVLPYELMKLRLLNGTHQALCYIGLLLGKELVHETMEDADIRTLCWKMMDDEATPTLSPVPGIDLADYKNSVIERFANPAIRDQLSRISIYGSAGLPSFVLPSITAQLKRGGSIKMLSFVIASWFRFLNGQDDSGKAMPMLDPMADALRERVKAAGTDARPLLAMREVFSESLANEPVFVETVSTILKSFYEKGAEVTLKDCIR
- a CDS encoding cytidylate kinase-like family protein encodes the protein MNTIAISRLVGSEAGVIAQQLAEALDYDLVDKYILQATLQQYGMTRFGELYTSPPNLWDLANSKNLAMVSMLNDTMRALAHRGRTVILARGGYVTLNKYADVLNVRLHAPLDVRVDRVMDREGFVDRAEAKKRIAADDKARIKFVERFYGRKWHDESDLDLVFNTDVIPQQTAKSWITEALRLQEAKDVRAGAELARKVTVDPLLLDAIEQALERRISS